In Plectropomus leopardus isolate mb chromosome 20, YSFRI_Pleo_2.0, whole genome shotgun sequence, one DNA window encodes the following:
- the dipk1b gene encoding divergent protein kinase domain 1B isoform X1 yields MPRALRRLVHLVLFCPLSKGLQSRLPAIKVKYLLLAWLGILIASWVIYMQYASYSELCRGHVCHMVICDHYRRGIISGSSCKALCDQRTLTLQRCMSTSSTHQVYSGLWKERPVVIKCGIEDPMKVDGAPDSVLRQEMSLFDKPTRGTSMDEFKEMLHSFLKANLGEQPSLSTLVDRVITLADVNQDGKVSLAEAKSIWALLQINEFLLMVALQEKEHTPKLLGFCGDLYVTERVGHSSLYRLEVPHYLQALVPEALSSSLNHWLAPAWPRRARITIGLLEFVEEVFHGSYGSFLICDASPRHVGYNAKYDCKMANLRSVASEAVVRGFLRGRRCETNADCTYGRDCTATCDRLVKQCNTEVVQPNLAKMCVLLQDYLLFGAPSDLRGDLEKQLRTCVTLSGLASQMEVHHSLVLNNLKTLLWKKISNTQYS; encoded by the exons ATGCCGAGGGCTTTGCGGAGACTGGTCCATCTGGTGCTGTTCTGTCCTCTGTCCAAAGGGCTGCAG AGTCGTCTCCCAGCCATCAAGGTCAAGTACCTTCTCCTGGCATGGCTGGGCATCCTCATCGCCAGCTGGGTCATCTACATGCAGTATGCTTCTTACTCTGAACTCTGCCGTGGGCATGTGTGCCACATGGTCATT TGTGATCACTACAGAAGAGGCATAATATCAGGCTCATCCTGCAAGGCATTGTGTGATCAGAGAACTCTGACCCTCCAGCGCTGCATGTCCACCTCCTCTACGCATCAG GTGTACAGTGGACTTTGGAAGGAGAGACCTGTTGTGATCAAGTGTGGTATTGAGGATCCAATGAAGGTTGATGGGGCTCCAGACTCTGTGCTGCGACAGGAGATGAGTTTATTTGACAAACCCACTCGTGGAACCTCCATGGATGAATTTAAAGAGATGCTGCACAGCTTCCTCAAG GCTAACCTTGGTGAGCAGCCATCTTTAAGCACCTTGGTGGACAGGGTCATCACCCTGGCTGATGTCAACCAGGACGGCAAAGTGTCTCTGGCAGAGGCCAAGTCCATCTGGGCTCTTCTCCAGATCAATGAGTTCCTCCTGATGGTGGCACTCCAGGAGAAGGAGCACACCCCCAAGCTGCTAGGTTTCTGCGGAGACTTGTACGTGACAGAGCGTGTGGGCCACAGCTCCCTCTACAGGCTGGAGGTGCCTCACTACCTGCAGGCTCTGGTCCCAGAGGCCTTGAGCTCCAGCCTGAACCACTGGCTCGCCCCAGCCTGGCCCCGTAGGGCTCGCATCACCATCGGCCTGCTGGAGTTTGTGGAGGAGGTCTTCCATGGCTCATACGGTAGTTTCCTCATATGCGATGCCAGTCCTCGCCACGTGGGCTACAACGCAAAATACGACTGCAAGATGGCCAACCTGCGCAGTGTGGCGTCTGAGGCAGTTGTGCGGGGGTTTTTGAGGGGGCGACGATGTGAGACTAACGCTGACTGCACTTATGGCCGGGACTGCACGGCCACCTGCGATCGACTGGTGAAGCAATGTAATACTGAAGTTGTTCAGCCCAATCTTGCGAAAATGTGCGTGCTGTTGCAGGACTATCTGCTTTTTGGAGCCCCTTCAGACCTCCGTGGGGATCTGGAAAAGCAGCTACGCACCTGTGTTACACTCAGCGGTCTGGCGAGCCAGATGGAGGTGCACCACTCACTAGTTCTTAACAATCTGAAGACATTACTGTGGAAGAAGATTTCTAACACTCAGTACTCTTGA
- the dipk1b gene encoding divergent protein kinase domain 1B isoform X3, whose translation MQYASYSELCRGHVCHMVICDHYRRGIISGSSCKALCDQRTLTLQRCMSTSSTHQVYSGLWKERPVVIKCGIEDPMKVDGAPDSVLRQEMSLFDKPTRGTSMDEFKEMLHSFLKANLGEQPSLSTLVDRVITLADVNQDGKVSLAEAKSIWALLQINEFLLMVALQEKEHTPKLLGFCGDLYVTERVGHSSLYRLEVPHYLQALVPEALSSSLNHWLAPAWPRRARITIGLLEFVEEVFHGSYGSFLICDASPRHVGYNAKYDCKMANLRSVASEAVVRGFLRGRRCETNADCTYGRDCTATCDRLVKQCNTEVVQPNLAKMCVLLQDYLLFGAPSDLRGDLEKQLRTCVTLSGLASQMEVHHSLVLNNLKTLLWKKISNTQYS comes from the exons ATGCAGTATGCTTCTTACTCTGAACTCTGCCGTGGGCATGTGTGCCACATGGTCATT TGTGATCACTACAGAAGAGGCATAATATCAGGCTCATCCTGCAAGGCATTGTGTGATCAGAGAACTCTGACCCTCCAGCGCTGCATGTCCACCTCCTCTACGCATCAG GTGTACAGTGGACTTTGGAAGGAGAGACCTGTTGTGATCAAGTGTGGTATTGAGGATCCAATGAAGGTTGATGGGGCTCCAGACTCTGTGCTGCGACAGGAGATGAGTTTATTTGACAAACCCACTCGTGGAACCTCCATGGATGAATTTAAAGAGATGCTGCACAGCTTCCTCAAG GCTAACCTTGGTGAGCAGCCATCTTTAAGCACCTTGGTGGACAGGGTCATCACCCTGGCTGATGTCAACCAGGACGGCAAAGTGTCTCTGGCAGAGGCCAAGTCCATCTGGGCTCTTCTCCAGATCAATGAGTTCCTCCTGATGGTGGCACTCCAGGAGAAGGAGCACACCCCCAAGCTGCTAGGTTTCTGCGGAGACTTGTACGTGACAGAGCGTGTGGGCCACAGCTCCCTCTACAGGCTGGAGGTGCCTCACTACCTGCAGGCTCTGGTCCCAGAGGCCTTGAGCTCCAGCCTGAACCACTGGCTCGCCCCAGCCTGGCCCCGTAGGGCTCGCATCACCATCGGCCTGCTGGAGTTTGTGGAGGAGGTCTTCCATGGCTCATACGGTAGTTTCCTCATATGCGATGCCAGTCCTCGCCACGTGGGCTACAACGCAAAATACGACTGCAAGATGGCCAACCTGCGCAGTGTGGCGTCTGAGGCAGTTGTGCGGGGGTTTTTGAGGGGGCGACGATGTGAGACTAACGCTGACTGCACTTATGGCCGGGACTGCACGGCCACCTGCGATCGACTGGTGAAGCAATGTAATACTGAAGTTGTTCAGCCCAATCTTGCGAAAATGTGCGTGCTGTTGCAGGACTATCTGCTTTTTGGAGCCCCTTCAGACCTCCGTGGGGATCTGGAAAAGCAGCTACGCACCTGTGTTACACTCAGCGGTCTGGCGAGCCAGATGGAGGTGCACCACTCACTAGTTCTTAACAATCTGAAGACATTACTGTGGAAGAAGATTTCTAACACTCAGTACTCTTGA
- the mrps2 gene encoding 28S ribosomal protein S2, mitochondrial produces MAGRAITKGLLGLRQSRAAVSYSCGGHHYSTAASIQSPQQQSDDVLDKVLRKPLEHPDFFRVSELFTLKDLFNARVHLGHKKGCRHRLMEPYLYGCRLDQDIIDLDQTVELFQQALNFTAHVAYRGGVILFVSRRRQFGHLVESTAKFCGEYAHTRYWQGGLLTNAPIQYGPGVRLPDLIVFLSTLNNVFQTHVGIRDAAKMNIPTVGVVDSNSNPSLVTYPIPGNDDTPAAMELYCRLFRLTVNRAKEKRKHVELLFGL; encoded by the exons GGCTGTTGGGGCTAAGGCAGTCCCGGGCTGCAGTCAGTTACTCCTGTGGTGGACATCACTATAGCACTGCAGCGTCCATCCAGTCTCCCCAACAACAAAGCGACGATGTTTTAG ATAAAGTACTGAGAAAGCCGCTCGAACACCCAGACTTTTTCCGTGTGTCGGAGCTCTTCACCCTGAAAGACCTGTTCAACGCCAGAGTGCATCTTGGCCATAAAAAAGGTTGCAGGCACAG ACTTATGGAGCCGTACCTCTATGGCTGCCGGCTGGACCAAGATATAATCGATCTCGACCAAACCGTGGAGCTCTTTCAGCAAGCCCTGAACTTCACCGCCCACGTAGCGTATCGCGGCGGCGTCATACTGTTTGTCAGCCGCCGCCGTCAGTTCGGCCATCTGGTGGAGTCCACTGCTAAGTTCTGTGGGGAGTACGCCCATACACGGTACTGGCAGGGCGGTCTACTCACCAACGCCCCCATCCAGTACGGCCCAGGAGTCCGCTTACCAGACCTCATCGTCTTCCTCTCCACTCTCAACAATGTGTTTCAGACCCACGTTGGAATTAGAGACGCGGCAAAGATGAACATTCCCACAGTCGGCGTGGTGGACTCAAACAGCAACCCCAGCCTGGTGACGTACCCCATACCCGGGAATGACGACACTCCAGCTGCAATGGAGTTGTACTGTCGCTTATTCAGGTTGACTGTTAACCGTGCCAAGGAAAAACGGAAACACGTGGAATTACTGTTCGGCCTGTAG
- the dipk1b gene encoding divergent protein kinase domain 1B isoform X2 has translation MIASQKKSRLPAIKVKYLLLAWLGILIASWVIYMQYASYSELCRGHVCHMVICDHYRRGIISGSSCKALCDQRTLTLQRCMSTSSTHQVYSGLWKERPVVIKCGIEDPMKVDGAPDSVLRQEMSLFDKPTRGTSMDEFKEMLHSFLKANLGEQPSLSTLVDRVITLADVNQDGKVSLAEAKSIWALLQINEFLLMVALQEKEHTPKLLGFCGDLYVTERVGHSSLYRLEVPHYLQALVPEALSSSLNHWLAPAWPRRARITIGLLEFVEEVFHGSYGSFLICDASPRHVGYNAKYDCKMANLRSVASEAVVRGFLRGRRCETNADCTYGRDCTATCDRLVKQCNTEVVQPNLAKMCVLLQDYLLFGAPSDLRGDLEKQLRTCVTLSGLASQMEVHHSLVLNNLKTLLWKKISNTQYS, from the exons ATGATTGCATCTCAAAAAAAG AGTCGTCTCCCAGCCATCAAGGTCAAGTACCTTCTCCTGGCATGGCTGGGCATCCTCATCGCCAGCTGGGTCATCTACATGCAGTATGCTTCTTACTCTGAACTCTGCCGTGGGCATGTGTGCCACATGGTCATT TGTGATCACTACAGAAGAGGCATAATATCAGGCTCATCCTGCAAGGCATTGTGTGATCAGAGAACTCTGACCCTCCAGCGCTGCATGTCCACCTCCTCTACGCATCAG GTGTACAGTGGACTTTGGAAGGAGAGACCTGTTGTGATCAAGTGTGGTATTGAGGATCCAATGAAGGTTGATGGGGCTCCAGACTCTGTGCTGCGACAGGAGATGAGTTTATTTGACAAACCCACTCGTGGAACCTCCATGGATGAATTTAAAGAGATGCTGCACAGCTTCCTCAAG GCTAACCTTGGTGAGCAGCCATCTTTAAGCACCTTGGTGGACAGGGTCATCACCCTGGCTGATGTCAACCAGGACGGCAAAGTGTCTCTGGCAGAGGCCAAGTCCATCTGGGCTCTTCTCCAGATCAATGAGTTCCTCCTGATGGTGGCACTCCAGGAGAAGGAGCACACCCCCAAGCTGCTAGGTTTCTGCGGAGACTTGTACGTGACAGAGCGTGTGGGCCACAGCTCCCTCTACAGGCTGGAGGTGCCTCACTACCTGCAGGCTCTGGTCCCAGAGGCCTTGAGCTCCAGCCTGAACCACTGGCTCGCCCCAGCCTGGCCCCGTAGGGCTCGCATCACCATCGGCCTGCTGGAGTTTGTGGAGGAGGTCTTCCATGGCTCATACGGTAGTTTCCTCATATGCGATGCCAGTCCTCGCCACGTGGGCTACAACGCAAAATACGACTGCAAGATGGCCAACCTGCGCAGTGTGGCGTCTGAGGCAGTTGTGCGGGGGTTTTTGAGGGGGCGACGATGTGAGACTAACGCTGACTGCACTTATGGCCGGGACTGCACGGCCACCTGCGATCGACTGGTGAAGCAATGTAATACTGAAGTTGTTCAGCCCAATCTTGCGAAAATGTGCGTGCTGTTGCAGGACTATCTGCTTTTTGGAGCCCCTTCAGACCTCCGTGGGGATCTGGAAAAGCAGCTACGCACCTGTGTTACACTCAGCGGTCTGGCGAGCCAGATGGAGGTGCACCACTCACTAGTTCTTAACAATCTGAAGACATTACTGTGGAAGAAGATTTCTAACACTCAGTACTCTTGA